Proteins co-encoded in one Nicotiana sylvestris chromosome 7, ASM39365v2, whole genome shotgun sequence genomic window:
- the LOC138873701 gene encoding uncharacterized protein produces MAEYEACILGLKMVIDMNVQELLVIRDSDILIHQLREEWETKNYKILPYLHHVQELRKRFMKTEFQHVPRIQNEFVDALATLSSMIQHPDKNFIDPISVRIHNHPAYCAHVEEEADRKPWFHDIKENLAKGEYPKFANPT; encoded by the coding sequence atggctgagtatgaagcctgcatcctaggactcaaaatggtcattgacatgaatgttcaagagctgctagtgattagAGATTCAGACATACTTATACACCAGTTACGAGAGGAATGGGAAACCAAGAACtacaagatactcccgtatctacatcatgtacaggaattgaggaagaggttcatgaaaacggaattccagcatgttcccagaatccagaatgagttcgtcgatgcattggctaccctttcatctatgatacaacatccagacaaaaatttTATCGATCCCATTTCGGTGAGAATCCATAATcatccagcttactgtgcccatgttgaagaagaagcagacagaaagccttggtttcacgatatcaaggaaaatttagcaaaaggagagtacccgaaGTTTGCTAATCCTACTTAG
- the LOC104236544 gene encoding uncharacterized protein, with amino-acid sequence MGLLESLSMLLLLLWLCFLPRLGSCSSLGAARALDALLQDYAYRAFARPRTGVVYDGDVPLNLTGIKVSAMRLRSGSLWTRGVPTYKEFQIPVGVVEQPYVERLVLVYQNLGNWSARYYSLPGYMYLTPVVGLLAYDASNLSAINLPELDIRASGQPISIRFSDVKPAPVGSSAMCVSFDLKGSVNFSSVLSDNICTTFLPGHFSIVVESVAPSPAPVSPAPPGGPPKEARVPAGKGKKNKSKVGIIVGSVAGGLVLLFLLGLLIAWVGKYKRRKKMQQMERAAEVGEALHMTRIGSTKAPAATVTRTQPTLESEYMP; translated from the coding sequence ATGGGGCTTCTTGAAAGTCTCtcgatgcttcttcttctatTGTGGCTATGTTTCTTGCCACGTTTAGGGAGTTGTTCTTCCCTGGGAGCTGCAAGGGCATTAGATGCACTCCTCCAAGATTATGCTTATCGTGCATTTGCCCGTCCAAGGACAGGTGTTGTTTATGATGGAGATGTGCCATTGAATTTGACAGGGATTAAGGTGTCAGCCATGAGGCTCAGGAGTGGCAGTTTATGGACCAGAGGTGTTCCAACATATAAAGAGTTTCAGATACCTGTTGGGGTCGTTGAGCAACCTTATGTTGAGAGGCTTGTATTGGTCTACCAAAATTTGGGCAATTGGTCTGCAAGATATTATAGTTTACCTGGTTACATGTACTTGACTCCTGTGGTGGGTCTTCTTGCTTATGATGCATCAAACCTTTCAGCAATTAACTTGCCTGAGTTGGATATCAGGGCTTCTGGTCAGCCCATCTCAATAAGGTTTTCAGATGTCAAGCCGGCGCCTGTTGGATCATCTGCTATGTGTGTTTCATTTGATTTAAAAGGATCAGTGAATTTCAGCAGTGTATTGTCGGACAACATATGCACGacctttctaccggggcatttcTCTATTGTTGTCGAGTCAGTCGCTCCTTCTCCTGCTCCAGTCTCTCCTGCACCACCAGGAGGCCCTCCAAAGGAAGCACGCGTACCAGCAGGTAAGGGAAAGAAAAACAAGTCAAAGGTCGGGATAATTGTTGGTTCGGTTGCAGGAGGATTAGTATTGTTGTTTTTGTTAGGCCTTCTGATAGCTTGGGTGGGCAAGTACAAGAGAAGGAAGAAAATGCAACAGATGGAGAGGGCTGCGGAGGTTGGAGAAGCATTGCATATGACTAGAATTGGGAGCACAAAAGCACCAGCTGCTACTGTGACACGAACACAACCAACCCTAGAGAGTGAATACATGCCTTAG